A genomic segment from Sander vitreus isolate 19-12246 chromosome 3, sanVit1, whole genome shotgun sequence encodes:
- the jam3a gene encoding junctional adhesion molecule 3B, with protein sequence MAIPQLIACFVLYTSLGHIPSSLGVILRTTDKVVWANEFEPIELTCLIESISTNNPRIEWKKIKNGVPSYVYFQNRIAGDLEQRAQLREPANILILNATRADTAEYRCEVAAIDDQRDFDEILISLAVRVKPVVPRCRVPEAVTVGTSTELRCLENEGFPASQYRWYHNNEELPQEPKNSPRSTNSSYSINPDTGGLKFRRVRKEDAGDYYCQARNDAGYAQCPSQMMEVYDVDYLGIFLKALGGVTVFVCLTASICHSFKHGCFHKKGHNENNYNWPAQNDGVVYGDADEGHFRHKSSFII encoded by the exons ATGGCGATTCCACAACTCATCGCTTGTTTTGTTCTGTACACCAGCTTAG GTCACATCCCATCATCACTTGGGGTAATCCTCCGCACCACGGACAAGGTTGTGTGGGCAAATGAATTTGAGC CCATCGAGCTGACCTGTTTAATAGAGTCCATCTCAACAAACAACCCGAGGATTGAGTGGAAAAAGATTAAGAACGGTGTCCCCAGTTATGTGTACTTTCAAAACAGGATAGCAG GGGACTTGGAGCAGAGAGCTCAGCTCAGAGAGCCAGCCAACATCCTGATCCTTAACGCCACTCGGGCCGACACAGCAGAGTACCGCTGCGAGGTGGCCGCCATCGACGATCAAAGGGACTTTGATGAGATACTTATTAGCCTCGCAGTAAGAG tgaaACCTGTTGTACCACGCTGCCGTGTGCCAGAAGCGGTCACCGTGGGAACATCAACCGAGCTGCGATGTCTGGAGAACGAAGGCTTCCCTGCTTCTCAGTACCGCTGGTACCACAACAACGAGGAGCTTCCTCAGGAGCCCAAAAACAGCCCGAGGTCCACCAACTCTTCCTACAGCATCAACCCTGACACTGGAGGCCTG AAATTCCGAAGAGTAAGGAAAGAGGACGCGGGGGACTACTACTGCCAGGCGAGGAATGATGCCGGATATGCACAGTGTCCCTCACAAATGATGGAAGTCT ATGACGTCGACTACCTCGGGATTTTCCTCAAGGCGTTAGGTGGAGTGACTGTTTTCGTCTGTTTGACTGCCTCCATTTGTCATTCCTTTAAACATGGATGCTTCCACAAAAAAGGTCACAATGAAAATAA cTACAATTGGCCAGCACAGAATGATGGTGTTGTATATGGCGATGCAGATGAG GGCCATTTTCGCCACAAGTCTTCATTCATCATTTGA